The DNA segment CGGAGTGAATCTAGGTACTTGTTCTTTGCTCTGTATTTGATGGAATAGTTCGTGGTAAGGTGTTGAGAATGTAAGCAAGACCCTGACTCGTTATGTTTGTATAGAACTTATTTCAAGGAGAGATAATGCATATCCCAAGGAAGTTTAAACAAACAGATAGTGATACATTAAAAGACCTTATTGTTAAATATCCATTGGCGACGTTAATCAGTTATTCGGAAGCTGGTTTAGAAGCTAATCATATCCCATTTATATTCACCACCTCTCAGGGTGCGGATGTACTGCATGGGCATGTTGCAAAAGCCAATCCTGTATGGAAAATGTTAAACGATAACGCGGACGTGTTACTCATTTTTCATGGCCCCAATGGCTATATCTCTCCAAACCATTATCCAACGAAGCAAAAAACGGGCAGAGCAGTACCAACATGGAATTATGTTGCCGTACATGTGAAAGGCTCGATGACGTGTATTCATGATGATAGTTGGATTTTAAACCACATCACTCAACTCAGCGATCAACATGAAGCGGGTCAGTCAAATCCTTGGTCGGTCAACGATGCACCTCCTGAATATATTCAAAGAATGTTACCTGCCATTGTTGGTTTAGAACTTGAAATTGTATCAATAACGGGTCAATGGAAAGTCAGTCAAAATCAACCTCATGAAAATCAATTAGGGGTTGTTTCTGGGCTGGTGGAACAAGGCGGTTTTGAATCGCTGGAAATAGCTGATTTAGTAAGTCAGTATATAGAAGATTAATGATGTCAGTCTGAATTAAGTTGTAGCGGAGTCGTGTGATATGGGAGACATTAAAGTAAGACACTCAGAGCCAGAGGATGCCTTGGCTATTCGAGACATTTATGCCTGTAAAAATGCGTATAGCGGCACGCTACAGTTACCAAGCCCATCTGCTCATGGATGGGTAGAACGCATGGCTAACGTACCTGCTAACGTCTATTCATTTGTCGCCGAAATTAATGGCGAGATTGTCGGTAATCTAGGGTTTGAAGTCTGCAGTAATATGCGCAGGCGTCACGTTGGTTCATTCGGTATGGGCGTTAAAGATCACTACCAAGGCAACGGCGTTGGCAGTGCCTTACTCACGAATATTATCGAATTGGCTGATAACTGGCTTAATATTATGCGTATTGAACTAACCGTTTATATCGATAATCACTCTGCAATTGCGCTGTATGAAAAATTTGGTTTTGTCATTGAAGGTGAGTCGAAAGCGTTTGCGTTTAGAAATGGCCAATATGTGAATGTTTATCACATGGCGCGATTTAATATCATCACGTGAATTGACTCCGAACTTTAAAGTGTGTTTTATCTGAATTAAAAAGGAGTGAATGATAGTGAATGACATATTAGCATTTAGCTTAATTGCGTTACTTTTAGTGATATCACCTGGACCTAATGGTGTGTTAATTCTCAAAACAGCCTCATCGCAGGGGACGCGTGCTTCTGTGTTGAATATTTTTGGATTAACCACTGCCACTTTTTTTCATGGTGCGCTTTCCATTTTTGGTTTTTCTGCATTATTGATGCAATCTGCAGAGTTGTTTTTCATCATTAAAATACTCGGTGCAGGGTACTTGTTTTATATTGGTGTAAAAGCAATTATTAGCTCTTATAAAACAACCAGTAGTGATACTGACACGAATAAAAAAATTAACGCGAAAAAGAACGGAATTGGCTATTTTAATGAAGGGTTCATCACGCAAATCCTAAATCCTAAAGTGTCGATGTTCTATTTAGCGGCTTTTCCTCAATTCATATCGCCTGACAACTTCTCGTATTTCAATGCATTTTCGTTAGTATCAATTCATGCCAGCATCATATTTATGTGGTTTGTCGGCGTAACCTTGGCAATAGATAAAATCAAATCATCGGCTAAAAACACCAAAATGGGTAATTGGGTTCAAAGATTATCAGGTACTGCGATGATATATTTCAGCACGCTTGTGCTTACCCAAAAATAGCCGCTAGATATCTAAAAAATAATGTTTTTATTACTGCCTGAACAGCCGCAAATGTGGCTAATCTTAGTTTAACGGCCGTATCGTTAATTGTCGTGTCAAGGAGTGCCTAATGGCTAAGATTTATCTGTTTGATTGGGGTGGAACCTTAATGGTTAATCCACCAGACATGAAAGGTAAAATGTGTGATTGGAAACATGTTGAAGTGATAAACGGGGCGCATGATACCTTGGCTTTATTGGTACAACAGGGTTGTAAACTTTATGTGGCGACTGGCGCTGCAGACTCAAGTGAAGACGATATTAAAGCTGCATTTGAACGAGTTGGACTTGCAGGGTACATATTGGAATTCTTTTGCCAATCAAACTTAGGCATTGGCAAGGGAACTGCAGCTTATTATCAAGCGGTGGTCGAAGCGCTTGGTGTTGACGCAAGCGAAGTTACCATGGTCGGTGATATATTATATCGCGATATAGAGCCTGCTGTTGAGGCCGGATTGAATGCGATTTGGTATACCCCCGATGCCTCACTGGCAGAGGTGAGTGGAGATTATCAACAAATCCAGCATCTCAGTGAATTGTGTGATTTATGAGTTAAGGAAGAATGATGATCAACAAAGGAAATTGTTTGTATAATAAAGTGCAAGAGTTTGATTAATATTTAATTTAGATAGGGATGTTGATATGTTAGCTCTGAGACCGAATTGCGAATGCTGTGATAAAGATTTACCTGCGTCTGCACAAGATGCGTTTATTTGTACATTTGAGTGTACGTTTTGTTTACTGTGTGCTGAAAACACATTGAATTATGTATGTCCGAATTGCAGTGGGAACTTAGTGCAACGACCGATACGTCCGGCAGAGGCGTTAAAAACTAATCCAGCATCGACAACGCGCGTATTAAAACAAAAGGGCTGTAGTCGCTCTAAGTAATAACGAAAGGATGTCATAGCTAAGTTATGGCATCCGCATACATTATTTGATGACTACTTTTTTAATTATAATGGTTTCACTTGGTACATCTTCATGGCCTTTTACTGTGGCGGTTCTAGAACATGCAATCATGTTAACTACATCTATGCCCGCGGTAACAGTACCAAAGGCCGTGTAGCCCCAGCCAGCGTTTGTCGTCGCTGTATGATCAAGAAACTCATTGTCATCTAAGTTAATAAAGAATTGCGCTGTTGCAGAGTGTGGCGAATCTGTACGTGCCATCGCGATTGAGCCAATCACATTTTTAAGGCCTCGGTTAGCTTCATTAGCAATGGCTGGGCGAGTATTCTTTTCTTGCATATTTTCAGTAAAACCACCACCTTGGATCATGAAGTCTTTAATCACACGATGAAAAATAGTACCTTCATAAAAACCGTCTTTGCAATAGCGTAGAAAGTTCTTTGACGTGACAGGCGCTTTCTCCATATTCAGTTCAATTTCGATGTCACCTAAGTTCGTGGTAAAAATAATCATTGTGTTGCACCATCTTTGTATTAGTGTTGGTATTAATTTAATTGCTGCAGTATACGCAAACATAACGCTAAACTGTAGTAGTGAATATTTAAAACTACTTTCATTTAGATGATTATTTTTATAGAATTACGGCTCTAATCATCTGAAGTTAATCACTCTCTATGCCTATTCAATTTATAAATAATATCCCTGTCAGTGTAAGGTTTATGCTGATGTCAGCATTGGCTTTTGCGATCATGACGAGCTTGGTTAAATTAGTCAGTACTTATGGTATTCCAGTGTTTGAAATTGTCGCTGCAAGAGCGATGGTGTCATTAATTATTAGCTACGTTGACGTGCGTCGTAAACGTATATCCGTTTGGGGAAATAATAGAAAATTACTGATGGCGCGCGGTGCTGTTGGTTCATTAGCTCTCATCTGTGTGTATTTTGCGGTGACGACTCTGCCTTTAGCCGAAGCCACTATTTTACAATATTTACATCCGGTATTTACGGCAATACTGGCCTTAATTTTTCTTAAAGAACGTATTCAACGCTCGACGATTATCTGCATTCTGTTTTGCATCATTGGACTATTATTTATTGTTAGCCCAAGCTTGACATTTTCTGGGTCGACAGAGTTACCTTTATTTAGTGTTGTAGTTGCACTGTTGGGCGCGTTGGGGAGTGCGATTGCTTATGTGATTGTTAAGCGTCTTAGTGGTACCGAAGATAGTTCTGTGATTATATTTTATTTTCCACTTGTGGCATTACCGCTATCATTAATCTTACTCGGCGATGATTTTGTTGTGCCTAATGTAGAAGCGTTTGTATTGTTGATCTTTATTGGTATTTTCACTCAAATAGGGCAGGTGGGATTAACCAAAGCGATGCAAACGGAAGTGGCGAGTAAAGCGACTGCTTATTCTTATGTGCAAGTGGTGTTCTCAATTATATTCGGTTGGTTATTGTTTAACGAAGTGCCATCACTGTGGACCTGGATAGGCGGTAGTTTAATTATTTTTGGTGCGTTAATTAATGTATTTGGTAGCCTTAATTTTAGGCCATTAAGATCCAAGTAAGTAGTTTGGTATATTTACAGAGCATATTGATATTACAGCTGTAATCGTAATAATTCGAAAGGTTATGAAGAAGTATGATTTGGAAGAAATTGAATCAACATTAATGGAATGAGCAACGTATGAAAAAAATACTAAAATTAGTACCGTTTATCTTTACTTGTTTAACGGTAACGCAGGTCAATGCAACAGAGCATGTTTATAACATCAAACATACAGATACGGCACCTGTCATTGATGGGAATGGCAGTGATGTAGTCTGGGAATCGGCACATGCTTTAACCAATTTCACTTTCCCTTGGCGAGCTGATCCTACACCAAAAACGGAATTCAAAGCCTTGTGGGATGCTGAAGCTGTTTATTTCCGATATCAGGTTGCCGATTCTGCATTAGCTATTGGCTCTGATCCTGTGCGCGGAGCATTAGATTCTGATCGTGTTGAAGTATTCTTAGCTAAAGATGCGCAATTATCGACTTATTATACGATGGAGATTGATCCAGCAGCACAGATATACAGTGCCGAAGCTACTTATGATATGGCACTTAAAAAACGGACCTCATTAGATGATAGTTTTTCATGGGGAAGTTTAGAATATGCAGCAAGCTATGATCAGCAAGGTTATACTGTAGAAGTGAAACTGCCGCGTGCCAAAATCGCTGAGTTAGGCCTATGGCAAGACAAAGATCAATCTCAATTATTGTGTGCCTTGATGCGTGCAGAGTTTACACCACTTGAAGCTGGTAACATTGATATGGGTTGGATGACTTGGGTCGATCCGAAAACGGCAAAACCTAACTTCCATAACCCAGATACTTTCGGTCAATGTGTATTAACTAGATAATCGGGATACCGTCATATTATGACGACACATCAACTGGTCGCTTAAAATAGATGGAGCTATTAAGGAGTAACAGAATGCAAAAGGTATTTGATGACGTGCATGCTTTAGATAAGCGATGTGTTGATAAGTTTGGGTTAAGTGAAGAGTTGCTGATGGAGCATGCCGCTGCGTCGATGATGCAATATATACGTGGTAAGTTTTCCAATAATGAAAAGATACTAATCGTCTGTGGCGCAGGTAATAATGGCGCCGATGGCATCGCGCTTGCCAGACTTTTATATTCACAATACGATGTCAGCATACTTGTGCCGTATCACGTGAAATCGGCGATGGCCAAACTGCAATATAAAAGAGCTAACCTTCTAGGCGTCAATATTATCGATACCTTATCTGTGTTATCACTTGAACACGGGCCCGATGTCATTGTTGATTGCCTTTTTGGCTCTGGATTAAACAGAGATCTGGATGACGAGTCACAACGTCTGCTCACTCGACTAAATTCTCGGTGTGGACATAAAATTGCTTGTGATATTCCGTCGGGAATAAACAAGCAGGGCCAAGTAACGACCGTCGGTTTTTGTGCTGACATAACCATCACTATGGGCGCGTTAAAAACGCAACTTTACAGTGATGTCGCGAAAGATTATACGGGAAATATTATCGTCAGTGACTTAGGCGTGCATCGCAGTATTTATGAAACGGCAACCAATACCTTTCTTTTAGACTCCGCTGATATAAAACTACCATTACGAATAAAACAAAACTCGCACAAAGGGTCATTTGGTCATTTAAGCGTTATTGTCGGTAATAAAACAGGAGCGGGTATCATTGCCGCGGAGGCCGCCTTTGCCTTTGGTGCTGGTTTGGTCACTGTGATTACGGAGCAAGAGGTCAATGTACCGTATCATATTATGCAAACGTCTATCCTGCCAGAAAACTGTACTGCGGTCGCCATCGGTATGGGGCTTGGTCATGATAGAAAAGCGCAAGTTAAACAGATCTTAAACAGGGATATAGCAAAAGTTGTTGATGCAGATTTGTTTCATAACGATGTTATTCTTACTGTCCTAAATAGTGAGAATGTGGTGTTAACGCCACACCCTAAAGAGTTTTGTTCTCTGTTGAAACGCACCAAACTAGCAGAAATAACCGTAGTAGAACTGCAAAATAATAGATTCAAGTATGTAAGACTCTTTGCCGTAAATTATCCCCAAACTGTGCTGTTGTTAAAAGGCGCGAACTCACTTATCACCTATAATAATATTATCTACATCAATCCCTTGGGAAGCAATGCTTTAAGTAAAGGTGGAACTGGAGATGTGTTAACGGGATTGATTGCAGCACTGTTAGCACAAGGGTACAGTGCTGTTAATGCGACGATTACAGCAAGTTTAGCGCACTGTATGTCAGCAACAAACTATCCAAAAAACAATTACTCTTTAACACCGATGGATGTTATCGAGGGGGTCAAAGTACTGTAAAGACCATTACTATTTTAAATAATCGCTATCTTAACTAATCATTAATTTAAGTAATGGATAGCATCGAAATTTATCAGCGTTTGGAGCAGGTCATGTCAGTAAGAAAGAAAAATCGTAAAGCCGTAAAGCATACACATAAACATCAAGGTTCAAAAAAATCGGCTAAACAGATTGGTTTTGTCAGTACCCATCCGCGAGCTGCAATGTTCACTGGTTCATCACTTATTGTCATCGGTGTGTTTTTACTCATCACCGGTATGGGAAATGACGCTAAGTTTGGATTGGCGATGTTATCAATGGCCATTGGCACTATCATCCTTTTTTTCGAAAATTCAGCGTTACCTAAGAAGACGGTAAAGTAACCACATCATATTATATCTACTAACGCTTCCTAAAATATTGAGTTTCGTTAAGTATTGACGTAACTCAACACCCCCCCTAGACACTAGCTACTTAGTCAATCTGCTTGGCTTGCATACCAAGCAAGCCTTGCATCAACAGCGATTTATTTGCATTAAAATAAAAACTTTAAAAAACAACATTAATCGCTTACATTAGATAGTCACTCAAAAAGGGTTTAAAGCGTTTAAGCTGCTTTGTTAACAAGGATTATGGATATGAGTCAGACTTATAATTTTTGCGCTGGTCCCGCAATGTTGCCACATGCAGTGATGGAACAAGCCCAAAAAGAATTTATTAATTGGAATAATACCGGTGTTTCGGTGATGGAACTAAGCCATCGTAGTAAAGACTACATAGCGGTTGCAACTGCTGCAGAACAAGACTTACGTGATCTATTAGCGATTCCAGATAATTACAAAGTTATTTTTTCTCAAGGCGGCGGTCGTGGTCAGTTTGCTGCAGTACCACTGAATATTCTGGGTGATAAAACCCAAGCCGATTACCTATTAACAGGTCAATGGTCAAAATTAGCGGTAGTTGAAGGTAAGAAATACTGTCAGGTTAATGAATCAAACATTCTAATGCCAAGTACCGATGGTATTGTTGCCGTTAAACCTGCATCACAATGGCAAATATCAAGCAAAAACACGGCTTACGTACACTACTGCCCGAATGAAACTATCGAAGGCATTGAGATTAATGATATCCCTGATACCGGTGATATCCCGCTTGTGGCTGATATGTCATCAAACATCCTTTCTAAACCATTAGATATTAGTAAATTCGGTATCATTTATGCCGGGGCGCAAAAGAACATCGGCCCATCAGGTTTGGCTGTGGTGATTGTACGAGATGATCTGCTCGATAAAGCTAAACAAGAAACCCCATCAATCTTTAACTATAAGTTGATGGCTGAAAATGGCTCAATGTTTAATACTCCGCCGACCTATTCTTGGTATTTAGCAGGGCTTGTGTTCAAGTGGTTAAAAGCACAAGGTGGCCTATCTGCTATCGAAGAAATTAACGCAGAAAAAGCCAAGCTACTTTATGGTTATATTGATAGCAGTGATTTCTATGGCAATAATGTCGCGACGGTTAATCGTTCAAAAATGAATGTACCGTTTACATTAGCATCCAGTGATCTGGATGCGGCGTTCTTACAGCAAGCTCAAGATGCGAATTTAATGGCATTAAAAGGTCACCGTATTGTTGGTGGTATGCGTGCAAGTATTTATAATGCGATGCCAATCGAAGGTGTTAAAGCACTGATTGGTTTTATGGAAAAATTTGAACGTCAACAGCGCGGACTATAAGGATTTAATATGAGTTGTGATTTTTTTGCTTTAGCAAATACAGGGGTACAAGGTTTACACCCTTATCAAGCGGGAAAACCGACTGATGAATTAGAGCGTGAACTAGGATTAACAAATATTGTTAAATTAGCATCGAATGAAAATCCATTGGGTGTTGGTGAATTAGTTAAAGCAGCACTAGAAAAAGAACTATCGAGTATCACCCGTTATCCAGATGCGAATGGCTTCTACCTAAAGCAAGCGCTAGCAGATAAATACGATCTTGCACCAGCACAATTTACCTTAGGTAATGGTTCAAATGACGTACTGGAACTCATCGCTCGCAGTTTTGTGACGCCAGAACATGACGTTATTTTTGCTGAGCACGCGTTTGTGGTTTATCCATTAGTGACACAAGCGATTGGCGCGACAGGTATCGCGGTTCCAGCCAAAGACTGGGGACATGATTTAGCTGCAATGCTGGCCGCAATTACAGAACGTACGCGTCTTATCTTTATTGCCAATCCAAATAATCCGACCGGTACGTTTTTAACCGCAGAAGCGTTATATGAATTTTTAACTAAAGTGCCAGAAAACGTGATCGTGGTATTAGATGAAGCGTATTTTGAATATGTAGATAAAGAGTTACAAGCGCCGTCGATTACGTGGTTAACTGAGTTTTCAAACTTAATTATTACCCGGACGTTCTCTAAAGCCTATGGCCTAGCTGGTTTACGTGTTGGCTATAGCATATCAGGTCCAGATATCGCCGATATATTAAACCGTGTTCGTCAGCCGTTTAACTGTAACAGCTTTGCGTTAGTAGCGGCTCAAGCCGCATTGTCTGACCATGATTTCTTAACCGCTAGTGTGGCGTTAAATAATCAGCAGCGCACAGTATTAGAAACATTTTTCAGTGACCAAGGTATAGGTTATATTCCATCTAAAGGTAATTTCATTACCATGGAACTAGCTCAAGATCCGGCCGTTGTGTATCAAGCTTTATTGCATAAGGGCGTGATTGTACGTCCTGTTGCTGGTTATGGTTTAACCAAACACCTACGTGTGAGCATCGGAACTGAGCTGGAAAATTCAACGTTTATGCAGGCCTTACTTACCGTGTTGGCTGAGTTAGCCGCACAGTAATATAGACTGCAATATAGTTCTGACATTGTTTTATATTTGTTACGGCAGAGTATAGAGAATCACATATTAAAAATTAAGTGAATAAATTTATGGAAAAATTAACCTTACAACCAATTGGTAAAGTATCAGGCACTATTAACTTACCAGGCTCTAAAAGTGTTTCAAATCGTGCATTATTACTTGCTGCACTTGCTAAAGGCACGACACGTTTAACGAATTTATTAGACAGTGATGATATTCGTCATATGTTAAACGCACTGACAAAATTAGGTGTACAGTATGATCTGTCTGCATGTAAAACCATTTGTACCGTCACTGGTTTAGGTCGTGCATTTTCGGTAAATGAAAAACTGGAATTATTTTTAGGTAATGCTGGTACGGCAATGCGTCCTTTATGCGCGGCATTATGCCTAAGCGAAGGTGAGTTTGAACTGACCGGCGAACCGCGCATGGAAGAGCGTCCAATTGGTAGCTTGGTTGATAGCCTACGCCAAGCTGGTGCTGATGTTACTTATTTGAAGAATGAAGATTACCCACCTGTACTAATTAAAGGTACGGGCTTGAAAGGCGGTAATATTAAAATTGACGGCAGTGTATCTAGCCAGTTCTTGACGGCATTCTTAATGGCTGCACCACTGGCTGACAATGATACGACGATTGAGATTGTTGGTGAGCTTGTATCTAAACCGTATATTGAGATCACGCTTCACATTATGCAGCAGTTTGGTGTGACGGTAACGCATGATAATTATCAGACCTTTACCATTAAAGGTAAGCAAACCTATCAAGCTGCCGGTGACTTTTTAGTTGAAGGTGATGCTTCTTCTGCGTCCTATTTCCTTGCTGCAGCGGCCATTAAAGGGGGTAAGATCCGGGTAACGGGTATTGGTAAAAAATCAATCCAAGGTGATATCCAGTTTGCAGATGTAATTGAAGCAATGGGCGGTAAAATCACTTGGGGCGATAGTTATATCGAAGCTGAAGTGGGTGAATTAACTGCCGTTGATATGGATATGAACCATATTCCGGATGCGGCGATGACAATCGCGACAACTGCATTGTTTGCAAAAGGTACAACGGTTATTCGTAATGTTTATAACTGGCGCGTGAAAGAAACTGACCGTTTAACGGCGATGGCGACTGAATTACGTAAAGTCGGCGCTGAAGTAGAAGAGGGTCATGATTACATTAAAATCACCCCTCCTGCACAGTTAGTTCACGCTACCATTGATACTTATAACGATCACCGTATGGCAATGTGTTTCTCATTAGTTGCATTAAGTGATACACCGGTAACGATTAATGATCCGGGTTGTACCTCAAAAACCTTCCCCGATTATTTCGAACGCTTTATCGGTTTAGTTCAAGCATAAGTCGAAATACATTATATTTGATGTAGTGACGACAGTATCAATCTTGAATAGCGAGGTATTACTGATGAGGTGAAACCTCGTTTTTTTGTTTACGGTTATTATTCCATACTATCTTTATGAAGATCCGTTATAATCGCGACCAGATCCATACAGCACCATTTAAAGTTGTATGTTAGATATTGAGTTTGGAGAATTTATGACAGCAATAGCACCGATTATTACGGTTGACGGACCTAGTGGTTCAGGTAAAGGCACATTATGCCAATTACTTGCGGCTAAGCTAGGTTGGCATATACTTGATAGTGGCGCCATTTATCGTGTATTAGCATTAGCTGCGCTGCACCATAATGTCGAGTTAGATAACGAACTGGCTTTAACTATACTTGCTGCAAACTTGGATGTACGTTTTGAGGTCACTGATAATGGCTTACAAGTGATCCTTGAAGGCGAGAACGTATCACGTGAAATTCGGACAGAAGAAGCGGGCTTTGCAGCTTCTCGAACAGCCGTTTATCCTGCGGTACGAGAGGCATTGTTACAACGTCAACGAGATTTCCGTGTTGCACCGGGTTTAATTGCAGACGGCCGTGATATGGGTACGGTTGTATTTACTGATGCCAACGTAAAAATATTTTTAGATGCATCGACTGAAGAAAGAGCCATTCGTCGCTTTAATCAGTTGCAAGACAAAGGCTTCGATGTTAGCATGTCAACCCTTCTGGGAGAGATCGAGAAACGTGATCATCAAGATCGCAACCGCTTGGTCGCACCATTAAAGCCTGCAGATGATGCACTTGTTATCGATTCGACATCTATGTCGATTGAGGACGTAGTTGCTAGTGTGTTGGCGTTTGCAGAAGGTAAAATTTAAAGTAGTCGGTATTTTATCGATTATTTAGCGGTCAAGCATCAAGGATGATGATGACTTTTGATTAACAACCCACATTAGCCGGATTGCTTATGTGAACGTTTTATAAGTACAAATAACTCATTATGAATGAATCTTTCGCTTTACTCTTTGAAGAGTCACTACAAGAACTTGCTACTCCTGGTAGCATCATCAAAGCAACTGTTGTTGCAATCGAAAATGGTTACGTTTTAGTTGACGCTGGTCTTAAATCAGAATCTTCTATTCCTGCTGAAGAATTCAAGAACGCTGCTGGCGAACTTGAAGTTGAAGTTGGTCAAGAAGTTGATGTAGCCCTAGAATCAATTGAAGACGGTTTCGGTGAAACTCAACTTTCTCGTGAAAAAGCTAAACGTCATGAGTCTTGGATCCAGCTTGAAAAAGCATACGAAGATCAAGAAACTGTTATCGGTGTTATCAACGGTAAAGTTAAAGGTGGTTTCACGGTTGAAGTGAACACAATTCGCGCATTCTTACCAGGTTCTTTAGTAGACGTTCGTCCTGTACGTGACACTACTCACCTTGAAGGCAAAGAGTTAGAGTTCAAAGTAATCAAACTTGACCAAAAACGTAACAACGTAGTTGTTTCTCGTCGCGCAGTTATCGAAACTGAAAACAGTGCAGAACGTGAAGAACTTCTTGCTAACCTTCAAGAAGGTCAAGAAGTTAAAGGTATCGTTAAGAACCTGACGGACTATGGCGCATTCGTTGATCTGGGTGGTGTTGATGGTCTTCTACACATTACTGATATGGCTTGGAAACGCGTTAAGCACCCAAGTGAAATCGTTAATGTTGGTGACGAAATCAGCGTTAAAGTTCTTAAATTCGATCGTGAACGTACACGTGTATCACTAGGCCTTAAACAGCTTGGCGAAGATCCATGGGTAGCTATCGCGAAACGTTATCCTGAAAACACTAAGCTTACGGGTAAAGTTACGAACCTAACTGACTACGGTTGTTTCGTTGAAATCGAAGAAGGCGTTGAAGGTTTAGTCCACGTTTCAGAAATGGATTGGACTAACAAAAACATCCACCCTTCTAAAGTTGTTAGCGTTGGCGACTCTGTTGAAGTTATGGTTCTTGATATCGACGAAGAACGTCGTCGTATTTCTCTAGGTCTTAAGCAATGTATTGCTAATCCTTGGGAAAACTTCTCAACTTCACGCATGAAAGGCGAGCAAGTTACTGGTAAGATCAAATCTATCACAGATTTCGGTATCTTCATCGGTCTTGACGGTGGCATCGACGGTCTAGTTCACCTATCTGACATCTCTTGGGATTCTACTGGTGAAGACGCAGTTCGCGAATACAAGAAAGGCGATGAAATCACAGCTGTAGTTCTACAAGTAGACCCAGAGCGTGAACGTATTTCTTTAGGTATCAAGCAAATTGATGAAGACCCGTTCAACGAATACCTAGCGAATAACAAGAAGAATGCTATTGTTAATGGTACAGTTTCTTCTGTTGACGCTAAAGGCGCGACAATTGAACTTGCTAAAGGTGTTGAAGGTTACATCCGTGTTGGCGATATCTCTCGCGACCGTATCGAAGATGCAAGCTTAGTATTATCTGTAGGCGAATCACTTGAAGCTAAATATGTTGGTGTTGATCGTAAAAACCGCGTAATTAGTCTTTCAATCAAAGCTAAAGATGAAGCTGACGAGAAAGAAGCAATGGCTAGTGTAAACAGCCAACCACAAGAGTCTGGTCTTTCTGCTATGGAAGAAGCATTTAAAGCTGCTAAAGGCAAATAATTAGCCTGAGGGATGTTTATTCATCCCTCATTAGTACGATGTCGACAATATTCTTAATGGAGATTATATGAC comes from the Moritella yayanosii genome and includes:
- a CDS encoding NAD(P)H-hydrate dehydratase, translating into MQKVFDDVHALDKRCVDKFGLSEELLMEHAAASMMQYIRGKFSNNEKILIVCGAGNNGADGIALARLLYSQYDVSILVPYHVKSAMAKLQYKRANLLGVNIIDTLSVLSLEHGPDVIVDCLFGSGLNRDLDDESQRLLTRLNSRCGHKIACDIPSGINKQGQVTTVGFCADITITMGALKTQLYSDVAKDYTGNIIVSDLGVHRSIYETATNTFLLDSADIKLPLRIKQNSHKGSFGHLSVIVGNKTGAGIIAAEAAFAFGAGLVTVITEQEVNVPYHIMQTSILPENCTAVAIGMGLGHDRKAQVKQILNRDIAKVVDADLFHNDVILTVLNSENVVLTPHPKEFCSLLKRTKLAEITVVELQNNRFKYVRLFAVNYPQTVLLLKGANSLITYNNIIYINPLGSNALSKGGTGDVLTGLIAALLAQGYSAVNATITASLAHCMSATNYPKNNYSLTPMDVIEGVKVL
- the hisC gene encoding histidinol-phosphate transaminase, yielding MSCDFFALANTGVQGLHPYQAGKPTDELERELGLTNIVKLASNENPLGVGELVKAALEKELSSITRYPDANGFYLKQALADKYDLAPAQFTLGNGSNDVLELIARSFVTPEHDVIFAEHAFVVYPLVTQAIGATGIAVPAKDWGHDLAAMLAAITERTRLIFIANPNNPTGTFLTAEALYEFLTKVPENVIVVLDEAYFEYVDKELQAPSITWLTEFSNLIITRTFSKAYGLAGLRVGYSISGPDIADILNRVRQPFNCNSFALVAAQAALSDHDFLTASVALNNQQRTVLETFFSDQGIGYIPSKGNFITMELAQDPAVVYQALLHKGVIVRPVAGYGLTKHLRVSIGTELENSTFMQALLTVLAELAAQ
- the serC gene encoding 3-phosphoserine/phosphohydroxythreonine transaminase is translated as MSQTYNFCAGPAMLPHAVMEQAQKEFINWNNTGVSVMELSHRSKDYIAVATAAEQDLRDLLAIPDNYKVIFSQGGGRGQFAAVPLNILGDKTQADYLLTGQWSKLAVVEGKKYCQVNESNILMPSTDGIVAVKPASQWQISSKNTAYVHYCPNETIEGIEINDIPDTGDIPLVADMSSNILSKPLDISKFGIIYAGAQKNIGPSGLAVVIVRDDLLDKAKQETPSIFNYKLMAENGSMFNTPPTYSWYLAGLVFKWLKAQGGLSAIEEINAEKAKLLYGYIDSSDFYGNNVATVNRSKMNVPFTLASSDLDAAFLQQAQDANLMALKGHRIVGGMRASIYNAMPIEGVKALIGFMEKFERQQRGL
- the aroA gene encoding 3-phosphoshikimate 1-carboxyvinyltransferase, with protein sequence MEKLTLQPIGKVSGTINLPGSKSVSNRALLLAALAKGTTRLTNLLDSDDIRHMLNALTKLGVQYDLSACKTICTVTGLGRAFSVNEKLELFLGNAGTAMRPLCAALCLSEGEFELTGEPRMEERPIGSLVDSLRQAGADVTYLKNEDYPPVLIKGTGLKGGNIKIDGSVSSQFLTAFLMAAPLADNDTTIEIVGELVSKPYIEITLHIMQQFGVTVTHDNYQTFTIKGKQTYQAAGDFLVEGDASSASYFLAAAAIKGGKIRVTGIGKKSIQGDIQFADVIEAMGGKITWGDSYIEAEVGELTAVDMDMNHIPDAAMTIATTALFAKGTTVIRNVYNWRVKETDRLTAMATELRKVGAEVEEGHDYIKITPPAQLVHATIDTYNDHRMAMCFSLVALSDTPVTINDPGCTSKTFPDYFERFIGLVQA
- the cmk gene encoding (d)CMP kinase, with protein sequence MTAIAPIITVDGPSGSGKGTLCQLLAAKLGWHILDSGAIYRVLALAALHHNVELDNELALTILAANLDVRFEVTDNGLQVILEGENVSREIRTEEAGFAASRTAVYPAVREALLQRQRDFRVAPGLIADGRDMGTVVFTDANVKIFLDASTEERAIRRFNQLQDKGFDVSMSTLLGEIEKRDHQDRNRLVAPLKPADDALVIDSTSMSIEDVVASVLAFAEGKI